A window from Litorilinea aerophila encodes these proteins:
- a CDS encoding L-fucose/L-arabinose isomerase family protein — translation MTHTIAFFALARPTFDVGLAQEIAQTALNQLTVAGYRVIGPGARLVMDAAAVEAALADWPEEPCDLAVLLQASFADSAMAQSIARAMHAQGIPLLLWAVPEARTGGRLRLNSLCGVNLAAHALARQGIPYDYLFYPAGDEAALAKVDSLARAGYARRILAECRIGLLGQHPPGFDTCAYDQAELARTLGSQVVPIPLAQVLQAAAQVPPAQRQEALAHLARWAPNLDELDARATAGTAGVYAALRELATARHLDGLAVRCWPEFFTELGCAACGAMSALTEEAVPCSCEADVHGTLTLVLLQAISGERPFIADLVDVDVDDDSAVLWHCGLAPPSMADPAQGIQGTVHSNRGLPLLFQFALKPGRVTLARLHHLPGQGYRLVVGGGEMLSAAPSFSGTSGVIRFDRPAREVLDRVLGQGLEHHLCLVYGEHRPALAAWARLMGLPMMDLTATPREFLPPDGPVKKFDM, via the coding sequence ATGACCCACACCATCGCCTTCTTCGCCCTGGCTCGCCCCACCTTCGATGTGGGCCTGGCCCAGGAGATCGCCCAGACGGCCCTGAACCAGTTGACCGTAGCCGGCTACCGGGTGATCGGCCCGGGCGCCCGCCTGGTGATGGATGCAGCCGCGGTGGAAGCGGCCCTCGCCGACTGGCCAGAGGAACCCTGCGACCTGGCTGTTCTGCTCCAGGCCTCCTTCGCCGACAGCGCCATGGCCCAGTCCATCGCCCGTGCCATGCATGCCCAGGGCATTCCCCTCCTGCTCTGGGCTGTCCCCGAGGCCCGCACGGGCGGCCGGCTGCGGCTGAACAGCCTGTGCGGCGTCAACCTGGCCGCCCACGCCCTGGCCCGGCAGGGCATCCCGTACGACTACCTGTTTTACCCGGCCGGGGATGAAGCCGCCCTGGCCAAGGTCGATAGCCTGGCCCGGGCCGGCTACGCCCGCCGGATCCTGGCCGAATGCCGTATCGGGCTCCTGGGCCAGCATCCCCCCGGCTTTGACACCTGTGCCTACGACCAGGCGGAGCTGGCCCGGACCCTGGGGAGCCAGGTGGTCCCCATCCCGCTGGCGCAGGTCCTGCAGGCCGCGGCCCAGGTTCCCCCGGCCCAGCGGCAGGAAGCCCTGGCCCATCTGGCCCGCTGGGCCCCCAACCTGGACGAGCTGGACGCCCGGGCGACCGCCGGCACGGCCGGGGTGTACGCCGCCCTGCGGGAGCTGGCCACGGCCCGGCACCTGGATGGGCTGGCTGTGCGCTGCTGGCCCGAGTTTTTTACCGAGCTGGGCTGCGCAGCCTGCGGCGCCATGAGCGCCCTGACCGAAGAGGCCGTACCCTGTAGCTGCGAGGCCGACGTCCACGGCACCCTGACCCTGGTGCTCCTCCAGGCCATCAGCGGGGAGCGCCCCTTCATCGCCGACCTGGTGGATGTGGACGTGGACGACGACAGCGCCGTGCTCTGGCACTGTGGGCTGGCGCCCCCGTCCATGGCCGATCCGGCCCAGGGCATCCAGGGCACGGTCCACAGCAACCGGGGGCTGCCCCTGCTCTTCCAGTTTGCCCTGAAGCCGGGGCGGGTCACCCTGGCTCGATTGCACCACCTGCCCGGCCAGGGCTACCGGCTGGTGGTAGGCGGCGGAGAGATGTTGTCTGCCGCGCCCAGCTTCAGCGGCACCAGCGGCGTCATCCGCTTCGACCGGCCGGCTCGGGAGGTGTTGGACAGGGTGCTGGGCCAGGGGTTAGAGCATCACCTCTGTCTGGTCTACGGGGAGCATCGCCCCGCGCTGGCTGCCTGGGCCCGCCTGATGGGGCTGCCCATGATGGATCTGACGGCCACGCCCCGGGAGTTTCTGCCGCCCGATGGTCCGGTGAAGAAGTTCGATATGTGA
- a CDS encoding extracellular solute-binding protein, with the protein MQDNRLSRRAFLRSVGLGATGLWLAACAAPTAAPGTESAEGGAAPGAAAITLDFFAWGDQTDIPAWEQLAQNYMEMHPNVTLNVSPTPGADYYAKLQTLFAGGTPPHVASFQGWEWQPYADRGLLAPLDEYVQDSGLTAPYPEGIRSLEVSTRRNGQIYLMPLQVATMVMFYVPALFEEAGVDLPTDDWTFEDFLAKAEAITDTSGDKKRYGYQANGIWPRDIHWIRGTGKQEFDELVDPHTAMFDQPEIIDVIQIVAQDVIYKMGVAPLPADTDTGANTIQTGNVAMKYEGAWFFTQLNSPALREEGKEIVFDVVMMPKQQDPERPHRGWSEGVAIPRTDLVGEAWGFVSYMGGEEGNKLYATITGRIPNNLDLIENFWIPTIAERFQVQNGKAFLEAIKRSEVDVIGGVSRTQMWNEVVKPDGWDRLNNNSATAAEVLPVVNAGVQALLDEYWANQ; encoded by the coding sequence ATGCAGGACAATCGACTTTCGCGACGGGCATTTCTGCGCAGCGTAGGGCTGGGCGCGACCGGCCTCTGGCTGGCCGCCTGTGCTGCGCCGACCGCGGCGCCGGGCACCGAGAGTGCCGAGGGAGGGGCCGCGCCGGGTGCCGCCGCCATCACCCTGGACTTCTTCGCCTGGGGCGATCAGACGGACATCCCGGCCTGGGAACAGCTGGCCCAGAACTACATGGAGATGCACCCCAACGTCACCCTGAATGTCTCCCCCACCCCGGGCGCCGACTACTACGCCAAGCTCCAGACCCTCTTCGCCGGCGGCACGCCGCCCCATGTGGCTTCGTTCCAGGGCTGGGAGTGGCAACCCTATGCGGACCGGGGGCTGCTGGCCCCGCTGGACGAGTACGTGCAGGACAGCGGCCTGACCGCGCCCTACCCCGAGGGCATCCGCAGTCTGGAGGTCTCCACTCGCCGCAATGGCCAGATCTACCTGATGCCCCTGCAGGTGGCGACCATGGTCATGTTCTACGTGCCGGCTCTGTTCGAGGAGGCCGGGGTGGACCTGCCCACGGACGACTGGACCTTCGAGGACTTCCTGGCCAAGGCGGAGGCCATCACTGATACCTCCGGCGACAAGAAGCGCTACGGCTACCAGGCCAACGGCATCTGGCCCCGGGATATCCACTGGATTCGAGGCACCGGCAAGCAGGAGTTTGACGAGCTGGTGGATCCTCACACGGCCATGTTCGACCAGCCGGAGATCATCGACGTGATCCAGATCGTGGCCCAGGACGTGATCTACAAGATGGGCGTGGCCCCCCTGCCGGCGGACACCGACACCGGTGCCAACACCATCCAGACCGGCAACGTGGCCATGAAGTACGAAGGGGCCTGGTTCTTCACCCAACTCAACAGCCCAGCCCTGCGGGAAGAGGGCAAAGAGATTGTCTTCGATGTGGTCATGATGCCCAAGCAGCAGGACCCGGAGCGGCCCCACCGGGGCTGGTCCGAGGGGGTGGCCATTCCCCGCACCGATCTCGTGGGCGAGGCCTGGGGCTTTGTCAGCTACATGGGTGGTGAAGAGGGCAACAAGCTCTACGCCACCATCACCGGGCGCATCCCCAACAACCTGGATTTGATCGAGAACTTCTGGATCCCCACCATCGCCGAACGCTTCCAGGTTCAGAACGGCAAAGCCTTCCTGGAAGCCATCAAGCGCTCTGAAGTGGACGTGATCGGCGGCGTCTCCCGCACCCAGATGTGGAACGAGGTGGTCAAGCCCGACGGCTGGGACCGGCTCAACAACAACAGTGCCACCGCAGCGGAGGTGCTGCCGGTGGTGAATGCCGGGGTGCAGGCGCTGTTGGATGAATATTGGGCGAATCAGTAG
- a CDS encoding carbohydrate ABC transporter permease, with protein MATVTPALPGGRRSPSRRRLQEWLDGYLFAAPFIVGFLLFIAYPMLYSVYLAFMDWDLLSPPRFTGLKNIVRLFEDPKARLSLYNSAYYTVFAVPFQLLISFSLALALTQKLRFRDFYRAGFYLPIIVPLVASAVVWQRVFHPEFGILNEVLGWVGIPPQAWLFRPELAKPAFIFMSFWMIGRQMVIFIAGLGNIPESLLEAANLDGAGTFRRLWHVTIPLMTPLIFYNMVIAIINSFQTFIPAMIMTQGGPENATLFAVLYIYRQGFVNFNMGYASALAWEFFIIVVGFTIAQFYLSRRWVYYEG; from the coding sequence ATGGCCACCGTGACACCTGCCCTGCCTGGGGGGCGGCGGAGCCCATCCCGGCGTCGGTTACAGGAGTGGCTGGACGGTTATCTGTTCGCCGCGCCCTTCATTGTGGGGTTTCTCTTGTTCATCGCCTATCCCATGCTCTATTCGGTCTATCTGGCCTTTATGGACTGGGATCTGCTTTCGCCCCCCCGTTTTACCGGCCTGAAGAACATCGTCCGCCTGTTTGAGGATCCCAAGGCGCGGCTCAGCCTCTACAACAGCGCCTACTACACCGTCTTCGCCGTGCCGTTCCAGCTCCTCATCTCCTTTTCCCTGGCGCTGGCGCTGACCCAGAAGTTGCGCTTCCGGGATTTCTATCGGGCAGGCTTCTACCTGCCCATCATCGTGCCCCTGGTGGCCAGCGCCGTGGTCTGGCAGCGGGTCTTTCACCCGGAATTTGGCATCCTCAACGAGGTGTTGGGCTGGGTGGGTATCCCGCCCCAGGCCTGGCTCTTCCGGCCGGAGCTGGCCAAACCAGCCTTCATCTTCATGTCCTTCTGGATGATCGGCCGCCAGATGGTCATCTTCATTGCCGGCCTGGGCAACATCCCAGAGTCGCTGCTGGAGGCGGCCAACCTGGACGGCGCGGGGACGTTCCGGCGCCTCTGGCATGTGACCATCCCGTTGATGACGCCCCTGATCTTCTACAACATGGTCATCGCCATCATCAACTCGTTCCAGACCTTCATCCCCGCCATGATCATGACCCAGGGGGGGCCGGAAAATGCCACCCTGTTCGCGGTATTGTACATCTACCGCCAGGGCTTCGTGAACTTCAACATGGGCTACGCGTCGGCCCTGGCGTGGGAGTTCTTCATCATCGTGGTGGGCTTCACCATCGCCCAGTTCTACCTGTCCCGCCGTTGGGTCTATTACGAGGGTTGA